The Polynucleobacter sp. JS-JIR-5-A7 region ACCTACTAACACGGAAACTACGCCACTAGGATCTAAACGCACTGAAGCGCCATCTTGAGACGCAATACGCGCACCACCTACTCCATAGAAAGCAGGACTTGGGTTAGTGAGCTCAATTAAGGTTGCAAAGCCAATGCCACGATAAATACCCTTCTTACGTAACTCTGCTTGCTCTTTGCGTAAAGCTGGGTAATTCATCATCTTTTCAATCGTACGCAAACATTGTTCGTGTGAGAGTACTTCTAATTTGATGCCCGAGATTCCAGAACAGGGATAAGCATCGTCAGGGATCACATTGCGCTTACGAAACTCTAGCGGATCCATCTGCAACTTTTGAGCAGCCAAATCTACCAAGCCCTCGGTCACCGCACACGCAATCGGATGACCGACTCCACGGTATTGGCAAGTGGGAGTTTTATTCTGAAACACCACATCTAAATGCGCACGATAGTGTTGGTGCTTATAAGGACCACCAACCAAGTTCACTACTTGGTTACCCTCAATTGCACTGGTCCTGGGGAACATGGAATAAGGTCCAATACCCGTTAGGTCATGAATCTCAAAGGCTAAGATATCGCCTGCTTTATTAGCCGCAATCCGCCCTTTAATGCGGTGCTCACGAGCATGAATATCGCTCGTAAAAGATTCCAAGCGATCGGCCACAAACTTCACCGGGCGCTCCAGCATCATAGCCAAACCGACGGTCGCAAAATCATCAGGATAGGCGTGCACCTTGATACCAAAAGATCCGCCAACGTCTTTACAAATTACATGCACATCGGATTCAGATAAACCAAACTGACGGCAATACAAGTCTTGCATCATATGCGGCGCTTGTTGCGAGTGATACACGGTCAGACGACGCTCACCGGGGTTGTAATCCGCAATTTGGCAACGCGGCTCTAGAGTTACGCCAGTGTGGCGCCCAAAACCAAAAGTAGCTTCAGCGACAACATCTGCAGTCGCAAAGGCTTCATCAACATTCCCGACATCTAAGCTACGGGTGAAGCACAAGTTGTCACCCAATTCTGGATGAATCAATGGCGTCTTCGGATCTAAGGCAGACTCCATAGAAATCACAGCAGGCAATTCTTCCCACTCCACATCAACGAGTTGCAGGGCATCTTCTGCCTGCGCCCTTGTCTCTGCGACCACAGCAACTACCGGCTCACCTTGCCAGCAAGCCCTATCAATTGCAAGAGCATGCTGAGGTGCGGATTTCATACCTGCTAAGTGACCCAAGGTAGCAACCCAAGGCTTACAAATTTTTGCCATCTGAACGCCATCAACGATCGCCAGAACACCTGGCATCTTGCTCGCTTGCTCAGTATGAATTTTGCCGATCTTCATATGGGCCACTGGTGAACGCCAGAAGACCACGTGACCCATGCGCGGCAATTGAATGTCATCAATATAAGTACCTTGACCTTCCAGCAAGCGACGCGCGCTATGTCTTGGTTCGCTATTACCGATGTAGCGTTGATCGTTAGTAACGGGATCGAGAACGAGTCCCTTTAAATCGCTTGGCTTATTCATAATACGTTTCCTAAATCCCTTAGGCGTGAGCAACGACAGGTTTAATTTTTTGACCCTTAGCACGAGCCTCTAAAACATCGACGATCGCATCAACGATAGAGTGATAACCAGTGCAACGACAATAATTTCCAGAGATCCATTCGCGGACCTCCTCACGACTAGCCTTAGGCTGCTTTTCAATCAGTTCAGCAGCCGCCAGCAACATACCCGAAGAGCAGAAGCCGCATTGCATAGCGTTATGGCGCATAAACGATTCTTGAAGATGAGCCAGAGCACCGCTTTTTGTTAGACCTTCAATCGTTTCAACTACGCAGCCATCAGCTTGCACTGCCAAATATAAGCAACCGCGGATGATTTGACCATCCACCTTGACGGTGCAAGCGCCGCAAGCGCCCTGCTCGCAACCGAGATGTGGGCCTTTAAGATGTAAATCCTCGCGGAGAAAATCAACCAAATGACGACGCGGCTCAATCTCTGCATTGACGGCAACACCATTCACCGTCATCGATACTTTTTTCTTCAAGCTCATTTTCAAATCTCCGAACAATCTGAGTAATTAGGCAAGCATGTGCTTGAGACCACGCTCAAGCAATACACCAATTAAATGGGTCTTCGCTTCTGCACTATTGGTAATATCTGCAATCGCATCAATTTCTTCGCGCGCACTTGCTACCGCCTGGGCAATCAACTGATCATTTAAAGACTGCCCATTGATCAAATCTTGCGCAGCACTTGCCATTACAGGTGTAGCACTTACTGAGAAGAAGGTAAATGCGCAGTGACTTAATACGCCCCCTTGTTTCTCAGCCACCGCTGCCAAACCAGCAACCGCGTAATCGCCATGACGCCTTGCTAGTTCGTGGAAGTAAAAAACTTGATTGCTAGTAGCCAGTGGAATTTCAGTAGCGACCAGAATTTCATCTGGCTCTAACGAAGTGGTGTACAGATCAATAAAGAAATCTTTAGCAGCAATTTTGCGCTCGCCACTAGGCCCATGAATCACCACAGTGGCTTGTAAAGTCAAACTGCAAGCAGGCCATTCCGCCGCAGGATCGCCATAAGCGAGTGAGCCGCCCCATGTTCCTAGGTTACGAATCGCTCGATGCGCAATATGAGGCGCCGCAGCTTTTAAAAGTGGTGCGTGTTTTGCAACTAAAGCAGAATCTTCGATTTCGGTATGAGTAACGAGCGCACCAATCCGCAGTTTGTCGCCTACAACAGAAATCCCCTTGAGCTCGGCAACATCGGTAATATCAATCAAGATGCTTGGCTCTGACAGTCGCATATTGAGCGTAGCCAGAAGTGTTTGTCCGCCAGCAATTAATCTCGCGTCATCACCGCCTTGCTCCAGCAAAGACAAAGCATCACTTAAAGCCTTTGGCTTTACATAGTCAAATGCTGCTGCTTTCATTCTGTCTCCTCCACTGCTAATTGAAGTAAGCCTTTGTGGCTCTTTTGATTTCTACTTTTAACTACTATTTTATTTTTTGAACTACTTTTTTATTCACTACCAGCGCCAGACTCCAGCGCCACTGTCTCCCCGCCTAATTCTTTTGCAAACTTTTGAAAAAAGTCATCTGCAATCTTTTTTGCGGAAGCGCTAATTAAGCGCCCGCCAATCTGACCTAACTTTCCACCAATGGAAGCTTCAGTTGTATAGGAAATTAAGGTGCCACCTTCGGCAGCTTTGAGCTCGACGCGTGAGCGTCCTTTTGCAAAACCGGCAGCGCCTCCTGAACCTTCGAATGCCATAGAGCAGGATTGGTCTGGAATCACATCACTGAGCAGCAACTTGCCCGAGAAGCGGGCTCTGACAGGCCCAATCTTGAACATCACCTTGGCATGGACTTCTTCTGGCGATATACGGCTAATCTCTTCGCAACCAGGAATGGATTTGGCAAGCACATCAACATCGTTCAATCCTCTCCAGACATCAGGGATCGATGCGGCTATGAGTTGTTCGCCATTGAGTTCCATTTAACTTCCTTGGGGTTTGTACGGATAGAGTGTTATCTACCAATTGTTCAACAATGTACCATTATTTAACTTTTGGTCAATAAGTCCAAATTCGGATAAACCCTGAGAATCCATGCGTTTTACTGAAGATAGCGTTTCCAGCCCAGAGCAAGCCGAAAATTCGGCAGAAATACTCATACCGGCACGTCGCAGAATGAATACCGCCGATCGAAAGCGCCAAATTTTGGATCGAGCGATTCAGTTTTTTGCTAAATACGGTATTGAAGCTCAACTTCGTAATCTCACCAAAGAATTGGGCGTTACCCATACCCTGCTCTATCACTACTTCCCCACTAAAGAAGCCTTAATTCAGGAAGTCTACAAAGAGGTTTTCGAATCCCGCTGGAAACCCGAATGGGAAGCATTGTTAGACGATCACAATCTGACGCCAGAAGAAAAGTTCAATGCCTTTTATTTGGATTACACCAAGACAGTGCTCACTTATGACTTTGTACGGATCCTAATCTTTTCAGGATTAAGCGATCAGTCAATTAGTGACCGCTTCTTTGAGCTCTTGCGCTCACGCTTGTTGCCCCGACTGATTCGTGAAACACGCAAATACTGCAATCGACCAATAGAGCCAAAACCAACCGAGCGCGAGCTTGAATTCTTGATGGGCCTGCATGGCGGTATTTTCTATATTGGCATGCGCCGCTGGATCTATGGCCAAGCCATCTATGCCCCGAGCATTCCAAATTCTGAACAGGAAATCATTCGCGACCGCGTTGAGTCCTACTTACATTCCGCTAAAACTTTATTTGCTTAATTAAAAAGGTCATTATGTCCAATCTAAGCCTCAATCACTTCTCGATCCGTAGTCTAGAGATTGAAAAAACAACAGAATTTTTCAGTAAGCTGCTGGGCTTAACCATAGGCCCAAGACCAGAGTTTCCTTTTCCTGGTGTATGGCTCTACAACGGCGACGATAGCAGCTGGGCAAACGCAGTACTGCATTTGATTGCGATTGATAAGAATGATCCAGATGGTTTAAAAAAATATCTAGGTGATCGTGATACCAGCTCACTTCATGGGTCAGGTGCGGTTGATCACATCGCCTTTTTTGCAACTGGCCTAGAAGAAAAAATTACCTTGTTGAAGCAACTCAAGATTCCTTATCGCGAGCGCACGGTTCCTGTCTTAAAACTTCACCAAATCTTTTTGGATGATCCTAACGGTGTGGTGATTGAGCTCAATTACCCTGCCGAAGAAAAAACAGCCTTAGACGCGAAGGCTGCATAAGGAATTAGCCATGGCAAAAATACTAGTGGTTGGCGGATCCTTAGGCGGTTTATTTGTAGCAAACATCTTGCTACGCCAAGGTCATGACGTCACCCTTCTAGAAAAAGCGACTGGCTCCCTTGATGGTCGAGGCGCAGGCATTGTGACGCACGATGCCCTTGCCCAAGCTTTACGTGCCGCTGGTGTAAGCGTTGATCACACACTAGGGGTACCAGTAACTCAACGCGTTACCCTAGGTTCAGATGGTCAAAGTCTAGGTGAGATGGAGTTGCCACAAATACTCACATCTTGGAGTCGTCTGTATCACATGCTGAAGGAAGCATTTCCAGTAGAGCGCTACTTGCAAGGCAAGACTGTCAAAACAGTAATGCAAGATGCCAATGCAGTAGAGGTGCATTGCGAAGATGGCAGTCAATACAAGGCAGAATTATTAATTGCGTCTGATGGCATTCGTTCAGGTGTTAGAGCACAAGTTGCCCCAGATATTCAACCTGAATATGCTGGCTATATTGCTTGGCGCGGTGTCTGTGATGAGGCCTGCCTCTCGCAATACACGCTAGAGACGCTATTTAATCGTTTTGGTTTTTGCCTTCCTAATGGAGAGCAGATGCTCGGTTATCCCGTAGCCGGATCTGGC contains the following coding sequences:
- a CDS encoding xanthine dehydrogenase family protein molybdopterin-binding subunit, with the translated sequence MNKPSDLKGLVLDPVTNDQRYIGNSEPRHSARRLLEGQGTYIDDIQLPRMGHVVFWRSPVAHMKIGKIHTEQASKMPGVLAIVDGVQMAKICKPWVATLGHLAGMKSAPQHALAIDRACWQGEPVVAVVAETRAQAEDALQLVDVEWEELPAVISMESALDPKTPLIHPELGDNLCFTRSLDVGNVDEAFATADVVAEATFGFGRHTGVTLEPRCQIADYNPGERRLTVYHSQQAPHMMQDLYCRQFGLSESDVHVICKDVGGSFGIKVHAYPDDFATVGLAMMLERPVKFVADRLESFTSDIHAREHRIKGRIAANKAGDILAFEIHDLTGIGPYSMFPRTSAIEGNQVVNLVGGPYKHQHYRAHLDVVFQNKTPTCQYRGVGHPIACAVTEGLVDLAAQKLQMDPLEFRKRNVIPDDAYPCSGISGIKLEVLSHEQCLRTIEKMMNYPALRKEQAELRKKGIYRGIGFATLIELTNPSPAFYGVGGARIASQDGASVRLDPSGVVSVLVGVGEQGQGTEGIYAQIAADAVGVSINQVRIVTGDTDVTPYGGGTWASRGAGVGGEAVLLACQALQENILKLAGAILNRPVAELSVHRSHVLDKATGEQLLPFSEIGRIGYFRTDTLPAGFSADLMVTRHYTQKDYPFIFTNGVQASYVEVDPDTGFVKLLKHWAVEDCGRVLNPMLVDEQVRGAIVQGIGGVLFEECLYDESGLLRNGSMADYLVPMANEMPDIEVAHVETPTQSSKLGAKGAGEAGTAGAPGAVQNAINDALLPFNTAVFDQPITCEKILRVLKKI
- a CDS encoding (2Fe-2S)-binding protein: MSLKKKVSMTVNGVAVNAEIEPRRHLVDFLREDLHLKGPHLGCEQGACGACTVKVDGQIIRGCLYLAVQADGCVVETIEGLTKSGALAHLQESFMRHNAMQCGFCSSGMLLAAAELIEKQPKASREEVREWISGNYCRCTGYHSIVDAIVDVLEARAKGQKIKPVVAHA
- a CDS encoding xanthine dehydrogenase family protein subunit M, translating into MKAAAFDYVKPKALSDALSLLEQGGDDARLIAGGQTLLATLNMRLSEPSILIDITDVAELKGISVVGDKLRIGALVTHTEIEDSALVAKHAPLLKAAAPHIAHRAIRNLGTWGGSLAYGDPAAEWPACSLTLQATVVIHGPSGERKIAAKDFFIDLYTTSLEPDEILVATEIPLATSNQVFYFHELARRHGDYAVAGLAAVAEKQGGVLSHCAFTFFSVSATPVMASAAQDLINGQSLNDQLIAQAVASAREEIDAIADITNSAEAKTHLIGVLLERGLKHMLA
- a CDS encoding CoxG family protein, whose amino-acid sequence is MELNGEQLIAASIPDVWRGLNDVDVLAKSIPGCEEISRISPEEVHAKVMFKIGPVRARFSGKLLLSDVIPDQSCSMAFEGSGGAAGFAKGRSRVELKAAEGGTLISYTTEASIGGKLGQIGGRLISASAKKIADDFFQKFAKELGGETVALESGAGSE
- a CDS encoding TetR/AcrR family transcriptional regulator, whose protein sequence is MRFTEDSVSSPEQAENSAEILIPARRRMNTADRKRQILDRAIQFFAKYGIEAQLRNLTKELGVTHTLLYHYFPTKEALIQEVYKEVFESRWKPEWEALLDDHNLTPEEKFNAFYLDYTKTVLTYDFVRILIFSGLSDQSISDRFFELLRSRLLPRLIRETRKYCNRPIEPKPTERELEFLMGLHGGIFYIGMRRWIYGQAIYAPSIPNSEQEIIRDRVESYLHSAKTLFA
- a CDS encoding glyoxalase, producing MSNLSLNHFSIRSLEIEKTTEFFSKLLGLTIGPRPEFPFPGVWLYNGDDSSWANAVLHLIAIDKNDPDGLKKYLGDRDTSSLHGSGAVDHIAFFATGLEEKITLLKQLKIPYRERTVPVLKLHQIFLDDPNGVVIELNYPAEEKTALDAKAA
- a CDS encoding FAD binding domain-containing protein, which produces MAKILVVGGSLGGLFVANILLRQGHDVTLLEKATGSLDGRGAGIVTHDALAQALRAAGVSVDHTLGVPVTQRVTLGSDGQSLGEMELPQILTSWSRLYHMLKEAFPVERYLQGKTVKTVMQDANAVEVHCEDGSQYKAELLIASDGIRSGVRAQVAPDIQPEYAGYIAWRGVCDEACLSQYTLETLFNRFGFCLPNGEQMLGYPVAGSGNDTRPGKRRYNFVWYRPASEQEELVSLLTDDDGHYYPTGIPPLKVSWKHIAHMRKVARDILAPQYAEILEKTASPFLQAIYDVRSEQIVFGRIALMGDAAFVGRPHVGMGVTKAGDEAIVIAKQIETLGVTPEALQAYSAERLKLGQQVVARAQYLGRYMQSQGSKGTRDADNLKRNAGTVMAETAIDISDLLAQGKAVPESAH